One window of Botrimarina mediterranea genomic DNA carries:
- a CDS encoding PQQ-binding-like beta-propeller repeat protein encodes MVRDWLLRFALSPACLLSAAIADADDWPQWRGPERDGVWRTEGLVETLPEEGLDYVWRIPVNYGYAGPAVADGAVYLFEYEKTEGEVTDRPGDRDKLTGIERLRKLDADTGDELWRYEYDRDYFISYPSGPRCTPTVDGERVYILGAEGDLACLKTADGSVVWKKSFVDDFKAPTPLWGHSSHPLVDGDTLYCLVGGEGSVVVAFDKLTGEEKWRALSTPLMKNEVGYCPPSMIEHDGKKVLVVFDPEAVCGLDPATGEVLWSVPIEPSYGMSIAQPLPMGDRLFVTGYGGPSVFFSVPDGGGEPEVVWSGTPKTSASSANASPIAGPDGQAIYAVEANGSSLVAIDPENGERLWETQKPTFGKEGRDRARHGTVFVVRQGETDRYWLTSETGHLILARLTPAGYEEIARQPLVEPTGDAFGRPVLWSHPAFANKAVFARNDKELVRVNLAAE; translated from the coding sequence ATGGTCCGTGATTGGCTCTTGCGGTTTGCGCTGTCGCCTGCCTGCTTGCTGTCCGCCGCTATCGCGGACGCTGACGATTGGCCGCAGTGGCGTGGGCCCGAGCGTGATGGCGTTTGGCGTACGGAAGGTCTCGTCGAGACGCTCCCCGAGGAGGGGCTCGACTACGTCTGGCGCATCCCCGTGAATTACGGCTATGCCGGCCCCGCGGTCGCCGACGGCGCTGTGTATCTGTTCGAGTACGAGAAGACGGAGGGCGAGGTCACCGACCGGCCCGGCGACCGCGACAAGCTGACGGGTATCGAACGCCTCCGCAAACTCGACGCCGACACCGGCGATGAGCTGTGGCGCTATGAGTACGACCGCGATTACTTCATCTCGTACCCGAGCGGCCCGCGTTGCACGCCGACCGTTGATGGCGAGCGGGTTTACATCCTCGGCGCCGAAGGGGACCTCGCCTGTTTGAAGACGGCCGACGGTTCGGTCGTCTGGAAGAAGAGCTTTGTTGACGACTTCAAGGCGCCGACGCCGCTGTGGGGGCACTCGTCGCACCCGCTGGTGGACGGCGACACGCTGTATTGTCTCGTCGGTGGTGAAGGGAGTGTCGTTGTTGCTTTCGACAAGCTCACCGGCGAAGAGAAGTGGCGGGCGCTGTCGACGCCATTGATGAAGAATGAGGTGGGCTATTGCCCGCCGTCGATGATCGAGCACGACGGCAAGAAGGTGCTGGTGGTCTTCGACCCCGAAGCGGTCTGCGGTCTCGACCCGGCGACGGGCGAGGTGCTGTGGAGTGTGCCGATCGAGCCGTCGTACGGCATGTCGATCGCGCAGCCGTTGCCGATGGGCGATCGGCTGTTCGTGACGGGGTACGGCGGGCCGTCGGTCTTCTTCTCCGTCCCGGATGGGGGAGGCGAGCCCGAGGTCGTATGGTCGGGGACGCCGAAGACATCGGCGTCATCGGCGAACGCCTCGCCGATCGCCGGACCCGATGGCCAGGCAATCTACGCCGTCGAAGCGAACGGCAGTTCGCTCGTGGCGATCGACCCCGAGAACGGTGAGCGTCTCTGGGAGACGCAAAAGCCGACATTCGGCAAAGAAGGCCGCGACCGCGCGCGGCACGGCACGGTGTTCGTCGTCCGCCAAGGCGAGACCGATCGTTACTGGCTCACCAGCGAGACGGGCCACCTGATCCTCGCGCGGCTGACGCCCGCAGGCTACGAAGAGATCGCACGCCAACCGCTGGTGGAACCCACGGGCGACGCCTTCGGCCGCCCCGTGCTGTGGAGCCACCCGGCGTTCGCGAACAAGGCAGTGTTCGCGCGGAACGACAAGGAGTTGGTGCGGGTGAATCTGGCGGCGGAGTGA
- the uvrA gene encoding excinuclease ABC subunit UvrA gives MIDALDDTPTTGSPMRDVAGSRTNGALTGGAIRIRGARVHNLRSVDVDIPRNKLVVITGVSGSGKSSLAFDTLLAEGQRQYIDSLSVYARQFFQQRERPDVDRIDGLQPAVAVDQSQGSHSPRSTVGTITEVHDYLRLLFARAGSMACPECDQPITQQSSSEIEQAVAALPVDSRAMLLAPLIHGRKGKHAEVIETARKAGFVRLRIDGLAYPIEDVPELTAQKLHDIEAVVDRIVIREGIDTRLAESVRLAIKHGDGVVRIVYQTPEAKAAAATSGANGAAAYNAQSGWEERLFNTRYACPDCKVGVAEVEPRTFSFNSPYGACPGCDGMGVVEAFDPELVVPDLSKSLAEGAVAPWRSATDAGRKKRFDIVEPLLTSLKVTIDTPLADWPRGGVQKLLTGDGKSFAGVLLHLEEERLATKKDDARGKLDAFRDAIRCPDCEGTRLRPEGRACRIADQRIFDVGAMPISEATQWFAGLVDGAAFEADRLPIAEPLVREIHRRLAFLDKAGVGYLTLERSADTLSGGELQRVRLATGVGSGLVGVMYLLDEPSIGLHPRDNDRLLDAIRDLRRQGNTVIVVEHDEEVIRAADWVIDIGPGAGARGGYLVAEGTPTDIAACAESVTGRYLSGAERIATPTERRITTRLNGKAVATCPEPTLALRGATLHNLRGDDFELPLGKLVCVSGVSGSGKTSLVVGTLARALARKLSGAGAKPGPHTALEGVEHLDRFVEIDQSPIGRSPRSNAATYTGVFDEVRKLLAKTKLSRQRGYKPSRFSFNVQGGRCDECQGQGQRKIEMNFLPDLYVTCDACRGARFNRATLAVRYKGLTVADLLTRPLEEVLPLFTETPAIHAPLEALVAVGLGYLSLGQPANTLSGGEAQRVKLAAELGGSSKGGVPARTLYLLDEPTTGLHADDVRRLLGVLGRLVDAGATVLVIEHHLDVMRVADWIIDLGPDGGAGGGRIVAAGTPEHVAAKGTGPTSEWLGRALGG, from the coding sequence GTGATTGACGCCTTGGACGACACTCCGACGACGGGCTCCCCGATGAGGGACGTCGCCGGCTCCCGGACTAACGGAGCGTTGACCGGCGGCGCGATTCGCATTCGTGGGGCGCGGGTGCATAACCTGCGTAGCGTTGATGTTGACATCCCGCGTAACAAGCTCGTTGTCATCACCGGCGTCAGCGGCAGTGGCAAGAGCTCGCTGGCTTTCGACACGCTGCTGGCCGAGGGGCAGCGCCAGTACATCGACTCGCTGAGCGTTTACGCGCGGCAGTTCTTTCAACAGCGCGAGCGGCCCGACGTCGATCGTATCGATGGGTTGCAGCCGGCCGTTGCGGTCGATCAAAGCCAGGGGTCGCATAGCCCGCGGAGCACCGTTGGCACCATCACCGAGGTCCATGACTACCTGCGGCTCTTGTTCGCGCGGGCCGGGTCGATGGCGTGTCCCGAATGCGACCAGCCGATCACGCAGCAGTCGTCCAGCGAGATCGAGCAAGCAGTGGCGGCGCTGCCGGTCGATTCGCGCGCGATGCTCTTGGCGCCGCTGATCCACGGCCGCAAAGGCAAACACGCCGAGGTGATCGAGACCGCGCGCAAGGCGGGCTTCGTCAGGCTGCGGATCGACGGGCTCGCCTATCCGATCGAGGACGTCCCGGAGCTGACCGCGCAGAAGCTGCACGACATCGAGGCGGTCGTCGATCGCATCGTGATCCGCGAAGGGATCGACACCCGGCTCGCCGAGTCGGTGCGGCTAGCGATCAAGCACGGCGACGGCGTCGTGCGGATCGTCTATCAGACGCCCGAGGCAAAAGCGGCGGCCGCGACCAGCGGCGCCAATGGCGCGGCGGCTTACAACGCCCAGAGCGGTTGGGAAGAGCGGCTCTTCAACACCCGCTACGCTTGCCCCGACTGCAAAGTGGGCGTCGCCGAGGTCGAGCCGCGGACCTTCAGCTTCAACAGCCCGTACGGCGCTTGCCCGGGGTGCGACGGCATGGGCGTTGTCGAGGCGTTCGACCCCGAACTGGTTGTGCCCGACTTATCGAAATCGCTCGCCGAAGGCGCCGTCGCGCCGTGGCGGTCGGCGACAGACGCGGGGCGGAAGAAGCGCTTCGACATCGTGGAGCCGCTGCTGACTTCGCTGAAGGTGACGATCGACACGCCGCTCGCCGACTGGCCGCGCGGCGGCGTGCAGAAGCTGCTCACCGGCGACGGCAAGAGCTTTGCGGGCGTGCTGCTGCACCTGGAAGAGGAACGGCTCGCCACCAAGAAGGACGACGCGCGTGGCAAGCTCGACGCCTTCCGCGACGCGATCCGCTGCCCCGATTGCGAAGGGACCCGCCTGCGGCCCGAGGGCCGGGCGTGCCGCATCGCGGACCAGCGCATCTTCGACGTCGGCGCAATGCCGATCAGCGAGGCGACCCAGTGGTTCGCGGGCCTGGTCGATGGCGCCGCCTTCGAGGCGGACCGGTTGCCGATCGCCGAGCCGCTGGTGCGTGAGATCCATCGGCGGCTGGCGTTCCTCGACAAAGCGGGCGTCGGTTACCTGACGCTCGAGCGTTCGGCCGACACGCTCTCGGGCGGGGAGCTGCAACGCGTTCGGCTGGCGACGGGCGTCGGCAGCGGGCTCGTCGGCGTCATGTACCTGCTCGACGAGCCATCGATCGGCCTGCACCCGCGCGACAACGACCGACTGCTCGACGCGATCCGCGACCTGCGCCGGCAGGGCAACACGGTGATCGTCGTCGAGCACGACGAAGAGGTGATCCGCGCCGCCGACTGGGTCATCGACATCGGCCCCGGCGCCGGCGCGCGGGGTGGTTATCTCGTCGCCGAAGGGACGCCGACCGACATCGCCGCGTGCGCCGAGTCGGTGACGGGACGCTACCTGTCGGGCGCCGAACGGATCGCGACGCCAACCGAGCGCCGCATCACCACCAGGCTCAACGGCAAAGCCGTCGCCACGTGCCCCGAACCGACGCTCGCGCTGCGCGGCGCGACGCTGCACAACCTGCGCGGCGACGACTTCGAGTTGCCGCTCGGAAAGCTGGTCTGCGTCAGCGGCGTCAGCGGGAGCGGCAAGACGTCGCTCGTCGTCGGCACGCTGGCGCGGGCGCTCGCCCGCAAGCTCAGCGGCGCCGGCGCGAAGCCCGGGCCACACACAGCGCTCGAAGGCGTCGAGCACCTCGACCGCTTCGTCGAGATCGACCAATCGCCGATCGGCCGCTCGCCGCGCTCGAACGCCGCGACCTACACGGGGGTCTTCGACGAGGTCCGTAAGCTGCTCGCCAAGACGAAGTTGTCGCGGCAGCGCGGCTACAAGCCGAGCCGGTTCAGTTTCAACGTGCAAGGCGGCCGTTGCGACGAGTGCCAGGGGCAGGGGCAGCGGAAGATCGAGATGAACTTCTTGCCCGACCTCTACGTGACGTGCGACGCGTGCCGCGGCGCGCGGTTTAACCGGGCGACGCTCGCGGTGCGCTACAAGGGCCTGACGGTCGCCGACCTGTTAACGCGGCCGCTCGAAGAGGTCTTGCCCCTGTTCACCGAGACGCCGGCGATCCACGCGCCGCTCGAGGCGCTCGTCGCGGTGGGCCTTGGTTACTTGTCGCTTGGTCAACCGGCGAACACGCTCTCGGGCGGCGAAGCGCAGCGGGTGAAACTCGCCGCGGAGTTGGGTGGTTCGAGCAAGGGGGGCGTGCCGGCGCGGACGCTCTACCTGCTCGACGAGCCGACGACGGGGTTGCACGCCGACGACGTACGTCGATTGCTCGGTGTGCTGGGGCGGCTCGTCGATGCGGGCGCGACGGTCCTGGTGATCGAGCATCACCTCGATGTCATGCGTGTCGCGGACTGGATCATCGATCTCGGACCCGACGGCGGCGCGGGCGGCGGCCGCATCGTCGCGGCGGGGACGCCGGAGCATGTGGCCGCGAAAGGGACGGGGCCGACTTCGGAGTGGTTGGGTCGGGCGCTGGGCGGTTGA
- a CDS encoding NHL repeat-containing protein, which produces MNRLRHLSALVGALVLSSASLGVAQSVLQQPLESLAFAPTQIAVAPDGSFYVADEATESIRRFTSAGDFLGAFDSPTKGTTNSITGLAIDSLGAVHATWTTVDDYGRATQAAASGLASYSATGDLLHDRRYTGHGLSGVVVGPNDQLVVVGPRIVASADVSNVLTPIVQRPTDAWRDILYGADNQLYVRRDDSSAAVDVYDMGGVLNRSFSIENTKINNELVRGFSFAPNGFYVTDDVSGTIRNLSPTGELLNTGYAVPFATDLAIGQDGSLLATMPQNRLVESIDAERFNRNYVGVTTLNESARELLQGPNRLWNEFDVSTGWEETTASTFLVPGEPGEMVDLTFRFLRGQSSLVAVFPVAEVAADPINEPMAYWKQAFDAAYTTLNLSRGSNCAFGSDPNGCGDFNDGIVDTITVGAGVEIGFLEFETDRSTNFSPHGTIRFLNYRQDMNPAAQSIRASTYATLEKLSAVDEDEYLRLMSNARYSYVQEGTAFVFPNASDARANWGHLDQFAFLQNEEWTLMAMEDLSLAGANDLSYHDSLVLIDSKLIPVFEPSGGIVGDYNVDGVVDAADYTVWRDNVGAAYLPNRRPATVGPIGERDYQVWADHYGRSRTSSATHAIPEPAAAAALLCLLGIAIGAARRKN; this is translated from the coding sequence TTGAACCGGTTGCGCCATCTCTCAGCGCTCGTGGGCGCGTTAGTCCTGTCGTCTGCCTCGCTGGGCGTGGCGCAGAGCGTCTTGCAGCAGCCGCTCGAAAGTCTGGCGTTCGCCCCAACGCAGATCGCGGTCGCGCCCGATGGTTCCTTCTACGTCGCTGATGAAGCTACGGAATCCATTCGACGCTTCACGTCGGCGGGAGACTTCCTCGGCGCGTTCGACTCGCCGACGAAAGGGACGACCAACAGCATTACGGGTTTAGCGATCGACAGCTTAGGCGCCGTCCATGCGACGTGGACGACGGTTGACGACTATGGCCGAGCCACGCAGGCCGCGGCGAGTGGCTTGGCGTCTTATTCGGCGACAGGCGATTTGTTGCACGACCGGCGTTACACGGGACACGGGCTTAGCGGCGTGGTCGTCGGGCCGAACGATCAACTCGTGGTAGTCGGTCCACGGATCGTAGCGTCCGCAGACGTATCGAATGTTCTGACGCCGATCGTCCAGCGCCCGACCGACGCGTGGCGAGACATTCTCTACGGCGCCGACAACCAGCTCTACGTCCGTCGCGACGATAGCTCGGCGGCGGTTGACGTTTACGACATGGGGGGCGTTCTGAACCGCTCGTTCTCCATTGAGAACACGAAGATCAACAACGAATTAGTGCGAGGCTTCAGCTTCGCTCCGAACGGGTTCTACGTGACCGACGACGTGTCGGGCACGATTCGGAATCTGTCGCCGACCGGTGAGCTTCTCAACACAGGTTACGCCGTGCCGTTTGCAACGGACTTGGCGATCGGACAAGACGGCTCGCTGCTAGCGACGATGCCGCAGAACCGTCTCGTCGAGTCGATCGACGCTGAGCGCTTCAATCGCAACTACGTCGGCGTCACGACGCTGAATGAGAGCGCGAGGGAGTTGCTTCAGGGGCCGAATCGACTGTGGAATGAGTTCGATGTCTCAACCGGCTGGGAAGAGACGACGGCAAGCACTTTTCTTGTACCGGGTGAGCCTGGTGAGATGGTGGACCTGACGTTCCGATTTCTCCGCGGTCAATCTTCTCTCGTTGCCGTGTTTCCGGTGGCGGAAGTCGCCGCTGATCCGATCAACGAGCCGATGGCTTACTGGAAGCAGGCCTTCGACGCCGCGTACACGACACTTAATCTGAGCCGAGGTTCTAACTGCGCCTTCGGGTCGGACCCCAATGGCTGCGGCGACTTCAACGACGGCATCGTAGACACCATCACCGTTGGGGCAGGCGTCGAGATAGGCTTTTTGGAGTTCGAGACGGACAGATCGACTAATTTTTCGCCTCACGGAACGATTCGCTTCCTAAATTATCGACAAGACATGAACCCGGCGGCACAGAGCATTCGGGCCAGCACTTATGCGACGCTGGAAAAACTCTCGGCAGTCGATGAAGACGAGTATTTGCGACTGATGTCGAATGCAAGGTATAGCTACGTCCAAGAGGGAACCGCTTTCGTCTTCCCAAATGCTTCCGATGCGAGAGCGAATTGGGGCCACTTGGATCAGTTCGCCTTCTTGCAGAATGAAGAGTGGACGCTGATGGCGATGGAGGACCTCAGCCTCGCCGGAGCGAACGATCTGTCTTATCACGATTCGCTGGTGCTGATCGATTCCAAGCTTATCCCCGTCTTCGAGCCCAGCGGCGGGATTGTTGGCGACTACAACGTCGATGGCGTGGTGGACGCCGCCGATTACACCGTCTGGCGTGACAACGTTGGCGCCGCTTACTTGCCCAATCGCAGGCCTGCGACCGTCGGCCCTATTGGTGAGAGAGATTACCAAGTCTGGGCCGACCACTACGGCCGAAGCAGGACGTCGAGCGCCACCCACGCCATCCCCGAGCCCGCCGCCGCCGCCGCGCTTCTTTGCCTGCTTGGCATCGCGATCGGCGCTGCCCGCCGGAAGAACTAG